A window of the Acidimicrobiales bacterium genome harbors these coding sequences:
- a CDS encoding FAD-dependent oxidoreductase has product MTAPEPLAPPADGAWSRSVDVVVIGFGVAGASAALEAHRAGAEVLIVERASGGGGASAQSEGIFYLGGGTALQRDLGYDDSPDNMYAFMRASTSTPDDDALRLFCDDAAEHFDWLEAQGVPFERRAFTGKAVAVRTGEGLLTTGNEKVWPFSDAATPMPRGHQTRAEGGARGGVNTMKALLAAVEHESIPTVYDTGATALVRNDAGVICGVRLATPGASDEIVEARQGVILATGSFNLNDEMTHANFPVVAGHGRPLGIDSNDGAGLRLGERAGGVTRGMDGVIATGSIYPPEQLIFGIMINNRGERFVAEDAYHGRAVHFIAEQPDQQAWLLVDEAHFAYPERGHPLVDVFETVEALESALEVPSGSVQATLDRFNADSANGADEQFHKYRDWLAPLQPPLAAFDISYGVAEYSYIALGGLQADIDGRALDADGQAIPGLYAVGAVAAHFPQNGGEYASGMSLGPGSYFGRRAGRHAATRR; this is encoded by the coding sequence ATGACCGCTCCGGAACCACTCGCTCCACCTGCCGACGGAGCATGGAGCCGATCGGTCGACGTCGTGGTCATCGGCTTCGGTGTTGCCGGCGCGAGCGCTGCACTCGAAGCGCATCGAGCCGGGGCCGAGGTGCTGATCGTGGAACGGGCCTCGGGTGGTGGCGGAGCGAGCGCCCAATCCGAAGGCATCTTCTACCTCGGCGGCGGCACGGCGCTCCAACGCGATCTCGGCTACGACGACAGCCCCGACAACATGTATGCGTTCATGCGGGCCAGTACCTCGACGCCCGACGACGACGCGCTCCGCCTCTTCTGCGACGACGCAGCCGAGCACTTCGACTGGCTCGAGGCCCAGGGCGTGCCGTTCGAGCGGCGAGCCTTCACGGGCAAGGCGGTTGCAGTTCGCACCGGCGAAGGACTTCTCACCACCGGCAACGAAAAGGTCTGGCCGTTCAGCGACGCCGCCACACCCATGCCACGTGGACATCAGACCCGCGCCGAGGGCGGCGCCCGAGGTGGCGTCAACACCATGAAGGCGCTCCTCGCAGCGGTCGAGCACGAGTCGATCCCCACGGTGTACGACACCGGTGCGACCGCACTGGTCCGCAATGACGCCGGTGTCATCTGCGGCGTGCGACTGGCCACGCCAGGGGCATCCGATGAAATCGTCGAGGCCCGCCAGGGCGTGATCCTGGCCACCGGCAGCTTCAACCTCAACGACGAAATGACGCACGCCAACTTCCCCGTCGTGGCTGGCCACGGACGGCCGCTCGGCATCGACTCCAACGACGGCGCCGGGCTGCGCCTCGGTGAAAGGGCAGGCGGGGTCACGAGAGGGATGGACGGTGTGATCGCCACCGGGTCGATCTATCCGCCCGAGCAGCTCATCTTCGGGATCATGATCAACAACCGCGGCGAACGGTTCGTGGCCGAAGACGCCTATCACGGTCGCGCCGTCCACTTCATCGCCGAGCAACCCGACCAGCAGGCGTGGCTGCTCGTCGACGAGGCCCACTTCGCCTACCCCGAGCGGGGCCATCCCCTCGTCGACGTATTCGAGACCGTCGAGGCGCTCGAGTCGGCGCTGGAGGTTCCGTCGGGATCGGTGCAGGCCACCCTCGACCGATTCAATGCCGATTCGGCGAACGGTGCCGACGAGCAGTTCCACAAGTACCGGGACTGGCTCGCTCCCCTGCAGCCGCCGCTCGCTGCGTTCGACATCTCCTACGGTGTCGCCGAGTACAGCTACATCGCCCTCGGTGGTCTGCAGGCCGACATCGACGGGCGGGCGCTCGATGCCGACGGCCAAGCGATCCCCGGTCTCTACGCGGTTGGCGCCGTCGCGGCGCACTTCCCCCAGAACGGTGGTGAGTACGCGAGCGGGATGAGCCTTGGTCCCGGGTCGTATTTCGGCCGCCGGGCCGGTCGCCACGCAGCGACCCGCCGTTGA
- a CDS encoding zinc-binding dehydrogenase, producing MPEPSEGQVLVKTHAASICGSDLHVVCHGVNMPPVPCAHGYPGHEAIGEIVASSGSDTSALPVGTNVLCFPPAHIATCFGDYQALGSKYVLPLPECDVTAAELLMAQQLGTVIFAAKQWGVEVEGRSVMVIGQGSAGLFWASWLRHCGAASIIASDPVAERRAASAHFGVDTVLDPRSDDIEAALRDLTGPGPDLVVEAVGTKQTLNDSVNLVRPDGNLMWFGLPDSDQAVPIEFSKFFRKRLRAASTYGAQDEPSASSFQTALDLISSGAIDVKPLLSQTFSIEDIDQAIVAANQPFESGALKVSVTF from the coding sequence ATGCCCGAACCGAGTGAGGGGCAGGTGCTCGTGAAGACCCATGCGGCCTCGATCTGCGGGTCCGACCTTCATGTGGTCTGTCACGGCGTCAACATGCCACCGGTTCCGTGCGCCCACGGCTATCCAGGCCACGAGGCGATCGGCGAGATCGTCGCTTCGTCGGGGAGTGACACGAGCGCCTTGCCCGTCGGCACCAATGTCCTGTGTTTCCCGCCGGCGCACATCGCCACGTGTTTCGGTGACTATCAGGCCCTGGGCTCGAAGTACGTGCTGCCGCTTCCCGAGTGCGACGTCACCGCGGCCGAACTTCTCATGGCGCAGCAGCTTGGCACCGTGATCTTCGCCGCCAAGCAGTGGGGCGTCGAGGTCGAGGGCCGCTCGGTGATGGTCATCGGGCAGGGGTCGGCCGGCCTGTTCTGGGCGTCGTGGCTGCGCCACTGCGGCGCGGCGTCCATCATCGCCTCCGACCCGGTGGCCGAACGGCGGGCGGCATCGGCACACTTCGGCGTCGACACGGTGCTCGACCCCCGGAGCGACGACATCGAGGCAGCCTTGCGCGACCTCACCGGACCGGGACCCGATCTCGTGGTCGAGGCCGTCGGCACCAAGCAGACCCTCAACGACTCGGTGAACCTCGTGCGTCCCGACGGCAACCTGATGTGGTTCGGACTTCCCGACTCCGACCAGGCAGTACCGATCGAGTTTTCGAAGTTCTTCCGCAAGCGCCTGCGGGCCGCAAGCACCTACGGGGCGCAAGACGAGCCATCGGCGTCGTCATTCCAGACTGCGCTCGATCTCATCTCCTCGGGAGCGATCGACGTGAAGCCACTGCTGTCGCAGACGTTCTCCATCGAGGACATCGATCAGGCGATCGTCGCAGCCAACCAGCCGTTCGAGTCCGGCGCGCTCAAGGTGAGCGTCACCTTCTGA